CAAGGTGCGTCAGGTGTACGGGATCGTCTTCCACCCTGTCAGCGGCACGGTGGTCGTGCAGGACGACAAGGGCCGGTACAACTTGCCCGGCGGGACGCCTGAGCCTGAGGACAACGCGGACCTGGTGGCGACACTGCGCCGAGAGGTGCATGAGGAGAGCCAGCTCGTCCTCTCGGACTGGGCCCCGGTGGGTTATCAGCTGGTGCGCGAGGACGGACAAGCCCCGTACGCCCAGGTCCGATACTCGGCTCTGCTGGACAAGGCGGATCCGATCACGCCGGACCCGTGCACGGATCGCGCCTACGGGCGGGTGCTGGTGTCACCGGTGTATGCGGCCGAGTTGCTGGGCTGGGGCGAGCGCGGCGCGGCGCAGCTTGCCGCTGTCTCCCGCGTGGCCGCCGAGCGGTGGGGCCTGACCACTGCCGCGGCGGGCACCGCACGGCAGGAGCTGTCTTACTGATCCCCTCGCCGATACGGCTTTCGCCCGCGCCTGCAATACCTGCAGACCAGTGACCACCGAACCCGCGTTCCAGCGCAGCGCCGCGAAGCCGTAGGCGAAGTGCACGACCGGTCTTCCAACCCCCGCTGCCAGCGGTATCGACGGACTGCTGCCCTAGCTGACGGGTCAGACAGGGCAAGGAACTCCACGCTTTGCCGTTGACACGACGTCAGTCTGGCTCAGATCTTCTGGCCAGCCGGCTTGAGGCGAAGGGCGGAGATGAGGAAGAAGACGCCGCCGAGGAAGGCGTAGCCGGCGAGATTGGTGAGAGTAGCGCCGTCCTTGCCGCCCTGGGCAACAAAGGATGCGCCAGCGACGGTGGAGATGGCGCCGCTCGCGATCATCGCCCACTGCCCGCCCATCTGACGCCGGACAGAGCCCACGATGAGCTGAGTGATGCCTGCGGTGATGGCCCAAACACCCCAGACCTGCAGGACGGCAGAGATACCAGACGCGACAGCGACGGCCAGGGCAATGCCGGTGAGAGTACTGAGTGCAATGTTCACGTACAGCCGCCTCCTCACCGCGCTGTCGTCCGCCCGGGCTGACCGCACGTCGGCGACCGCACAGGACGCGTCGAACAGGGGGTAGAGCACCAGGAGCGTCACGCTGAGCGGGCTCAGCGTGTCGGCCGTCGCGAACAGTAGGGCGGCCCAGACCGCGGCGAACGCGAAGCGCAGGAGGTACAGCTTGCGCAGGGCAACCGTGACGCTGGTGGGGGTGGTGGGAGCGGTGCCGTCAACGAAGGTGTCCATGGCGAATCCTGCTTCTGTGAGTACTGGTCCCGGGTAGGGCAGTTCCGACCTTCACGTCCGAGGGAGAACGTTCGGTCTCTTGTTATGATTGGAGGCTCGCCTCCACCTGTCAAGACCGAACGTTCTCCCTCGCGATTGATAGGGTGGAGGCCATGAGCCGGAGTACAAAAAGTGGCGGCCCCTCCGAGGCCCGGTCGAGGTTGCTCAGCACAGCGATCAAAATCTTCTACACGGAGGGGATCCACTCCGTCGGCATCGACCGGATCATCGAAGAAGCTCAGGTGACCCGGGCCACGCTGTACCGGCACTTCTCAGGCAAGGAAGACCTCGTCCTTGCCTACCTCGACCAGGCCGACCAAGGCATCAGGGCACAGATGTCGGCTGCCCAGGAAGGCAATCAATCCGCAAGCGACAAAGTGCACGCCGTCAGCCGTTCCATCGCCGAAGGCATCCAGTCCACAGGCTTCCGCGGCTGCGCCTTCCTCAATGCAGCGGCCGAGTATCCCGATCCCACGCACCCCATCCACCAGGCCGTCCTCGCACACCGACAGTGGTTCCTGGACACCGTCACAAACCTGCTGGCGCAGATCGGTGACGCACCTGCCGAGGCAGCAGGTCGGCACTTCGCCATGCTCCGAGACGGAGCCATGGCCGCCGGCTGCCTCTTCGACCCCAAGCTGATTACCGAGACCTTCCTGCACGGCGTCGAAGGGATTGTGCAGGCGCGCTCCGCAGCCGACTCATTGCATTGAGGCCGCCCACGATCTGCGCTGGGAGTCGCGCGTTGACGCGACATGCTGGGCAGGCCTGTTGGCCCGTCCGGCCAGGCAGGCGCTAACCCTCAGTGGGGGTGCACGAGCAGTAATGCCGTTGCGGCTCAGGGCTGGGCTCAATAGCGTGCAGGACGTGGCTTGATTCTCCGCACCGTCGACGTGTTCGGCGGTCAACGCATTCATCCCGCGGCCGTCGGTAGCCGGCCGCGGCTCGTTTGACTTGCCTCGGAGATCCCACACATGCACCAGGACAACGTGCCCGACCGCACCGATGCGCGCACCGCCCGGACCGTTCTGTGCGAGGCCAACCACGCACACGACACGCGGTTCCAGCTGGTCCACCGATTCGATGACGGAGTCCAGTCAGGCGCCTGGCGCCTGATCGACACAACCGGCCGGCAGGCGGTACTCAAATGGAGCCCTAACCGCGATTGGGCCCCGCAGATCGAGCGTGCCGCAGGGAGGGTGGCGAAGATCCGCGCCGCCGGGTACCCGACCCCGGCATGGCTCGCCGTCGGCACCAGCGAGGATGGCCTCGGCTACCAGATTCAGGAACTCGTGCCCGGTCGTATCCGGAGTCAAGTGACCGCGTGCGAGGCCCAGTTGCTCATCGACGTCCTGGAGATGCACGCCGGTCTCGACCCTGACCCACAACGGTGCTGGTCGCAGATCGTGACAGCTCGCATGGCTGACGAAGCCGCAGAGCTACGGAACACGAGATGGATGATCTCGGGATAGTCGGCGGCGTGCCAACGGGGGTCTGCAGGCGCAGTGATCCAGTCGTCCACCTGCAGCAGGCGTAGCCTGCGTTCGCGGCTGGACGGGCGCAGCCCGTTGCTGAGGCACGCACGCCACGGGTTCGAGCAGTGCTCATAGCAGGCGTCCAGCCGGGCGGGCCCATGCCGACGCAGAAGGCGCCGGTGCCGGTGGAACGCCTGGATGACGCCGGGCACGGGCCGCAGGTCGGCTTGCAGGAGGAAGGCGTTGCCCGGGTGGCCGAGCCACCGGTGGTGGCGCAGGCAGACCTGGTCGTGGAACGTCGACCTCCAGGCGAGCAGGCTGGAGTCTGGCTGTCCTGTGCGTCGAGCGACGCAGAGGCGGCAGGGTCGCCCGGACACCATCGCTGGGTGGAGTGGATGTGGGGCGCCGTCGAGAAGAGGGATGGCCTGCAGCAGTGATTCCCGGGGCTGCCCGCTGACCGTGCTCAAGTACGCGACGAAATCGCGGTGGGGTGGGAGCCATGTGCTGGGGGACGTGAGCATGTTGGCGCTGACGCCGTTGGTCCAGGCGAGGCGTCGAAGGCGCCTCGCGGACCAGATCTGACGCACGGTACAGGCTGTCACCGGCGCACCCAGCTTGACGGCTGGGCCCCTCGTGATGCTGAAGGCCGCTGGCAGCCCCCGCGCCGACTGGGTCGCCATTCGCGATCAGCTGCCGAGGGCGTCGTCAAACGCGAAGGGGTTCTTGGCGAGATGCGGGCCGCCTCCGCGATGCGAGTCGAGAGAGTAACGGAGCCACTCCGGGCAACCGCAGATCTGGGGCTGGACTGGACCCAGCCGCCCGCACCGCTGACCTGTGACGAGTGCGGTCACAAGATGCACGCCGCGTATCCCGTAACGAACCGCCGGTTGCGCAGGGAGGCCGGCCTTGCTGCACGAGCAGCACCCGGGCGCCGACTGGACCGTGCGAATGCTGCACGTCCGCGCGAGACCGCGCGGACGTGCCCACCGGTCAGACGTCCTCGACTCCCAGCATCTCTACGGCCTTGCGGGCCTGGTAGAAGTCCTCGTCGGACACCCGCGGGTCGTCCTCCGTGTCGTGGAGCCAGTCCGCCAGGTCCGCGACGGACCACGTCTCGAACTCCTCGGGCACGTCGAGGGTGGTCGTCCTGCGCAGGTGCGCGGCGACAGCGGCGTCCCGGACGCTGCGCGTGCTCACCTCGGTCATGTTCCGCACCGCCTTCCGGTGTCATCGGGGATCGGACAGGCGACCTTGCCAGACAGAATCCGTACTGTCCAAAACGTCTGCGCGAGGCTGAAGCGGGCTGGCAGGTCTACGACCAGCTTGACTACTTCCTGCTGTACGGGTCCTTCGAGACCGACCGGAACCTGGGCACCTTCTACAAGGGCTGCGGATACACCGCGCACGTCCCCGGCGAGGGATTCCTTCTCGAGCGGATCGAGTTCCCTTCGGAGTTCATGCCGGCCCCGACCCATGCGTGTTCACCCGCTGAAGGCTGCCCCGCTGAGCGGCCGTGGGCTTTTCACCGCGCTACAGACCTGGCCTCGCCACCGTGGTGACCAGTGCGCGGCGGCCTCATTGGGCACGACATCGCGTGCATGAACATCCGATCCCCGCGGATATGCGAGCGAACCCGGGACCGCAGCGGTCCGGGGCTCGCGGGGTCGAACTCGAGGTGCTCGATGTCCGTGAACCGGACCTCTTCCAGGCTGCCGGCGCGGCGACCGCCGTCCTGGAAGTAGACCTCCCTGAGCGCTTCGGCCGCGATCTCCTGGAGCCGGGCGTCGCTGGCACCGGCCTCTTGGGCTTCGAAGAGGCGGGCGGGGTAGACGGGTGGCAGGGCGACGGTCCAGGTGCCGGATGCGGTCCTGGTCCGTGGACCCGATCGGCGCGGTGTAGCCGAGGCGGGCGCGGGTGTCGATATCGATGACGATGCCGTCCGTGGCCGGTGGCGAGGCCGGCCCCGAACCCCGCGTATGCGGGGTATCGCGTCCAGCAGGGGCATCAGTTGGGTGACGTCGTGGCGGTTTCCGCTGGTCAACGACACGGCCAAGGGGTGGTCTCCCTCGTGGTCGAGCCGACCGGATGCCCGAGCCGGACGAGTTCCCCTGGATCCGTCGGCAGCCCCAGCGCGGATTCTCCTAGACCCACCTCCGGGCAATCAGTCTGCGGTGCCACGCCCGCATCGTCGCGGGCGCCACCGGGAACACCTGCGCCCAGCGAGGCCAGCCCTGCGAACCACAGCCGATCCGCCAGCTCGTAGCGCACCGGCTTCGTGAGCTACCTGCGCTGCACCGCGTTCTCGTGCCGCAGCACCAGCAATTCCGCGTCCTTGGCCACGTCCCCGCATAGCAGCACCGCCGGAACCGCGAGCAGTTTCCGGGCCACCCGGTACAGCAGTGAAACGATCAACGGACAGGGTTCCAGCAGACAGTGATGCCGCGCCAGACCACCCCGAGCAGTAGCGATAAGTTTCCGAACGGCACAGGATGGGGGCCTCGGTGCCCCTTGACAGCCCCGTCCCGTTCCGCGCAGGATCACTCACGTGAACCTGTCAGACAGCCAGACAGGTGGGTCGGTGCCGCGGCGCGTCAGCGCGATGGAAGCGGTACTCACTCACCTCCGCGGCGCCATCGAGCGCGGCGAGTACGCCATCGGCGACAAGCTCCCCTCCGAGGCGGAGCTCTGCCGCCGCCTCGAAGTCAGCCGACCGGTACTCCGCGAGGCACTGCGGGCCCTGCAGGTGATGGGGCTGACCGTGTCCCGCACCGGCAAGGGCACCTTCGTGGTCGCCAACACGGTCGACGACCCCACCTTCGGGGACTACGCGGCCAGCGACCTCCTCGAAGTGCGCCGCCACGTCGAGATCCCGGTCGCCGGGTACGCGGCGGTGCGGCGCACCCCGGAGAACCTCGACCACCTCACCCACCTCCTGGAGCGGATGGAGCGGGAGACCGATACCACCGCCTGGGTCGCCATGGACACTTTGTTCCAC
The DNA window shown above is from Streptomyces sp. NBC_01445 and carries:
- a CDS encoding NUDIX hydrolase; this encodes MLVDEVRWVEAWPPPPEFKVRQVYGIVFHPVSGTVVVQDDKGRYNLPGGTPEPEDNADLVATLRREVHEESQLVLSDWAPVGYQLVREDGQAPYAQVRYSALLDKADPITPDPCTDRAYGRVLVSPVYAAELLGWGERGAAQLAAVSRVAAERWGLTTAAAGTARQELSY
- a CDS encoding TetR/AcrR family transcriptional regulator gives rise to the protein MSRSTKSGGPSEARSRLLSTAIKIFYTEGIHSVGIDRIIEEAQVTRATLYRHFSGKEDLVLAYLDQADQGIRAQMSAAQEGNQSASDKVHAVSRSIAEGIQSTGFRGCAFLNAAAEYPDPTHPIHQAVLAHRQWFLDTVTNLLAQIGDAPAEAAGRHFAMLRDGAMAAGCLFDPKLITETFLHGVEGIVQARSAADSLH
- a CDS encoding phosphotransferase; its protein translation is MPDRTDARTARTVLCEANHAHDTRFQLVHRFDDGVQSGAWRLIDTTGRQAVLKWSPNRDWAPQIERAAGRVAKIRAAGYPTPAWLAVGTSEDGLGYQIQELVPGRIRSQVTACEAQLLIDVLEMHAGLDPDPQRCWSQIVTARMADEAAELRNTRWMISG
- a CDS encoding FadR/GntR family transcriptional regulator gives rise to the protein MEAVLTHLRGAIERGEYAIGDKLPSEAELCRRLEVSRPVLREALRALQVMGLTVSRTGKGTFVVANTVDDPTFGDYAASDLLEVRRHVEIPVAGYAAVRRTPENLDHLTHLLERMERETDTTAWVAMDTLFHIVVAEASQNPVFRRVIEEIRDALGRQSAFLNELGDRREQSNREHRAIVEALMDGSEHDAVEAMAHHLDRVQTTLTSIVRPERAAPPAEGGPQA